One region of Thunnus albacares chromosome 8, fThuAlb1.1, whole genome shotgun sequence genomic DNA includes:
- the pbxip1b gene encoding pre-B-cell leukemia homeobox interacting protein 1b isoform X1: MSGGSSTNNSWTILTPEETAAETLRPLAEGTEQHEESHTSTEGCGANNQPAEDTTSAEGPSVEEHLVSEEKKGELSEASSTDHHTYEPTTITDATVPSSLDVSSSSIPGSDVLSQSEGLAEGQAQSSPDPDSFTDSYTHITPSPDEPPASLLSTETLGGVEFTQEEERPAQEGAPHPLNGEELQQEGEESDLSPRTTDLGKQADSPGDSEVGEERAEKTGEEGEPEVRRRRSLLAALERIGRAEEEDEGEEEFQLPQREEESGFSVNKCILGAVILLGLGTIFFSGVFMDLDEESDYNTRELKDPEVPGKQEWLNPEVPPPPVDADSTDLLNKIANENKQIPVLQAQLQAQKEELKVAKGQAAEGAAERMRWEEVEKENSRLKKDMASLPVLQKENERMKRELESVSALQKELDTLRSTLTELKLSSGTEGGAASEAAQAPVKPTTSPSSGQPEDSSPSIAGSTARQSWIPLDEQRAEKKKDRKKDKHDMGEKKEWKEREKSEWKEGEKKESKDGGKTEWKEKELKKGKHEQGKFDKEKVKEGKQKKHSDDKQWKEKDLKKEKASRGDGGKPWKDREGKKEWTEKSERKELKEDKDWKKPKHEKQSEGKQWRGKEEKKDRKRGKDHGEWHKSKEEWKGEKEWKKAKDGFKESGKNKWEKKDWKQKGEKKEWKKDSEWKSKTSKDLGKEGKGKCERKQWEENENHGKGKGKDERKQWSESNWKTKNGQDGKDWKKKNERKQWEKKEEEWKKGGQKEKKHFGDWKKDKSSFQKNKDEHKSTSNHNRHDHHEEHLWRDKMPPHTHRQPSLDQPEYWIHQRDRLQHNPKPPQHCNSLETCAQAEGLLPVPLPEFEAILQTYLAKAEEVGVDTSKIEELKKLATEFFKDGVFVHDQMSFQEFVEDLSDILEDMVEVDENDGEEDSAIEDEMEEFEREVIKKFSVPGAGEKEEKIKGEWRKESGRARG; encoded by the exons ATGTCTGGCGGCAGCAGTACTAACAACAGCTGGACCATCCTCACTCCTGAG GAGACTGCTGCTGAAACCCTGAGGCCTCTGGCAGAAGGGACAGAGCAACATGAGGAAAGCCATACATCTACAGAAG GCTGTGGGGCCAACAACCAGCCTGCAGAGGATACAACATCTGCAGAGGGGCCCTCTGTGGAGGAACACCTG GTatcagaagagaaaaaaggagagctAAGCGAAGCCTCCAGCACAGATCACCACACCTACGAGCCCACCACCATCACTGATGCCACCGTTCCCTCTTCTTTGGACGTCTCGAGCAGCTCCATCCCTGGCAGTGATGTGCTCAGCCAGTCAGAGGGCCTGGCTGAGGGCCAGGCACAGTCCAGCCCAGACCCGGATTCATTCACTGACTCCTACACCCATATAACTCCCTCCCCTGATGAGCCCCCAGCCTCGCTGCTGAGCACAGAGACTCTGGGAGGGGTGGAGTTTacacaggaagaagagaggCCAGCACAGGAAGGAGCACCGCATCCGCTGAATGGGGAGGAGCTACAACAGGAAGGGGAGGAGTCAGACCTGTCTCCAAGGACGACTGACTTGGGGAAACAGGCAG ACTCCCCAGGGGATTCAGAGGTTGGGGAGGAGAGGGCCGAGAAGAcgggagaggagggagagccagaggtgaggagaaggaggtCTCTCTTGGCAGCTCTGGAGCGGATCGGAAGggcagaggaggaagacgaAGGAGAGGAAGAATTTCAGTTGCCACAGCGAGAGGAAGAGAGTGGGTTCTCTGTGAACAAGTGCATCCTGGGTGCCGTCATTCTCTTAGGCCTCGGGACCATCTTTTTCTCAG GTGTCTTCATGGACCTGGATGAGG AGAGTGACTATAACACGAGGGAGCTGAAAGATCCAGAAGTACCAGGAAAACAG GAGTGGCTTAATCCGGAGGTTCCTCCACCCCCAGTAGATGCTGACAGCACAGATCTTCTAAATAAGATAGCCAACGAAAACAAGCAGATTCCTGTGCTACAAGCCCAACTTCAG gcACAGAAAGAAGAGCTAAAAGTAGCCAAGGGACAGGCAGCAGAGGGAGCAGCAGAGCGGATGCggtgggaggaggtggagaaggaaaACAGTAGGTTGAAGAAAGACATGGCATCTCTCCCTGTCCTTCAGAAAGAAAAcgagaggatgaagagagagcTGGAGTCTGTCTCGGCCCTACAGAAAGAACTAGACACTCTGAGATCCACTCTGACTGAATTAAAACTCTCATCAGGTACAGAGGGAGGAG CAGCCAGTGAAGCAGCTCAGGCACCTGTGAAGCCTACTACATCGCCCTCCAGTGGTCAGCCAGAGGACAGCAGCCCAAGTATAGCTGGATCTACAGCGAGACAGTCCTGGATACCATTGGATGAGCAAAGGgctgagaagaagaaagatcGGAAGAAGGACAAACACGACATGGGCGAGAAGAAAgagtggaaagagagagaaaaatctgaatggaaagaaggagagaaaaaggagagcaAAGACGGAGGTAAAACAGAATGGAAGGAGAAGGAGTTGAAAAAGGGGAAACACGAGCAAGGAAAGTTTGACAAGGAGAAAGTTAAGGAAGGTAAGCAAAAGAAGCACAGTGATGACAAACAGTGGAAGGAGAAAGacctgaagaaagaaaaggctAGCAGAGGGGATGGAGGAAAACCATGGAAGGATAGGGAAGGGAAGAAAGAGTGGAcagaaaagagtgagagaaaagaacTGAAGGAGgacaaagactggaaaaagcCAAAGCACGAGAAACAGAGTGAGGGTAAGCAATGGAGgggaaaggaggagaagaaggataggaagagaggaaaagatcaTGGAGAGTGGCACAAGAGCAAGGAGGAGTGGAAGGGAGAGAAGGAGTGGAAGAAAGCAAAAGATGGCTTTAAGGAAAGTGGCAAAAACAAGTGGGAGAAAAAAGATTGGAaacagaaaggagagaagaaagagtgGAAGAAAGACAGTGAGTGGAAGAGCAAAACCAGTAAAGATCTTGGTAAAGAAGGGAAAGGAAAGTGTGAAAGGAAACAGTGGGAAGAGAATGAAAATCATGGTAAAGGGAAGGGAAAGGATGAGAGGAAACAGTGGAGCGAGAGCAACTGGAAGACTAAAAATGGTCAAGATGGTAAGGACTGGAAAAAGAAGAATGAGAGGAAGCAgtgggaaaagaaagaagaagagtggaagaaaggaggacagaaagagaaaaagcacTTCGGAGATTGGAAAAAGGACAAATCCAGCttccagaaaaacaaagacgAGCACAAGTCTACCAGTAACCACAACCGCCATGACCACCATGAGGAGCATCTGTGGAGAGACAAGATGCCCCCTCATACACACCGCCAACCCTCCCTTGATCAACCTGAGTACTGGATCCACCAGAGAGACCGCCTCCAGCATAACCCTAAACCTCCACAGCACTGTAACTCACTGGAGACCTGTGCTCAGGCTGAGGGGCTGCTCCCTGTCCCTTTACCCGAGTTCGAGGCCATCCTCCAAACATACCTAGCCAAGGCAGAGGAGGTTGGTGTGGATACCTCCAAAATAGAAGAGCTCAAAAAGCTAGCCACAGAGTTCTTCAAGGACGGAGTCTTTGTTCATGACCAGATGAGCTTTCAAGAATTCGTCGAAGATTTGAGCGATATTTTAGAAGACATGGTGGAAGTGGATGAAAACGATGGAGAAGAGGATAGTGCCATAGAGGACGAAATGGAGGAGTTTGAACGAGAAGTCATAAAAAAGTTTTCAGTGCCAGGagctggagagaaagaggagaaaatcaaGGGGGAGTGGAGGAAGGAAAGTGGCCGAGCACGTGGCTGA
- the pbxip1b gene encoding pre-B-cell leukemia homeobox interacting protein 1b isoform X8: MSGGSSTNNSWTILTPEETAAETLRPLAEGTEQHEESHTSTEGCGANNQPAEDTTSAEGPSVEEHLVSEEKKGELSEASSTDHHTYEPTTITDATVPSSLDVSSSSIPGSDVLSQSEGLAEGQAQSSPDPDSFTDSYTHITPSPDEPPASLLSTETLGGVEFTQEEERPAQEGAPHPLNGEELQQEGEESDLSPRTTDLGKQADSPGDSEVGEERAEKTGEEGEPEVRRRRSLLAALERIGRAEEEDEGEEEFQLPQREEESGFSVNKCILGAVILLGLGTIFFSESDYNTRELKDPEVPGKQEWLNPEVPPPPVDADSTDLLNKIANENKQIPVLQAQLQAQKEELKVAKGQAAEGAAERMRWEEVEKENTASEAAQAPVKPTTSPSSGQPEDSSPSIAGSTARQSWIPLDEQRAEKKKDRKKDKHDMGEKKEWKEREKSEWKEGEKKESKDGGKTEWKEKELKKGKHEQGKFDKEKVKEGKQKKHSDDKQWKEKDLKKEKASRGDGGKPWKDREGKKEWTEKSERKELKEDKDWKKPKHEKQSEGKQWRGKEEKKDRKRGKDHGEWHKSKEEWKGEKEWKKAKDGFKESGKNKWEKKDWKQKGEKKEWKKDSEWKSKTSKDLGKEGKGKCERKQWEENENHGKGKGKDERKQWSESNWKTKNGQDGKDWKKKNERKQWEKKEEEWKKGGQKEKKHFGDWKKDKSSFQKNKDEHKSTSNHNRHDHHEEHLWRDKMPPHTHRQPSLDQPEYWIHQRDRLQHNPKPPQHCNSLETCAQAEGLLPVPLPEFEAILQTYLAKAEEVGVDTSKIEELKKLATEFFKDGVFVHDQMSFQEFVEDLSDILEDMVEVDENDGEEDSAIEDEMEEFEREVIKKFSVPGAGEKEEKIKGEWRKESGRARG; encoded by the exons ATGTCTGGCGGCAGCAGTACTAACAACAGCTGGACCATCCTCACTCCTGAG GAGACTGCTGCTGAAACCCTGAGGCCTCTGGCAGAAGGGACAGAGCAACATGAGGAAAGCCATACATCTACAGAAG GCTGTGGGGCCAACAACCAGCCTGCAGAGGATACAACATCTGCAGAGGGGCCCTCTGTGGAGGAACACCTG GTatcagaagagaaaaaaggagagctAAGCGAAGCCTCCAGCACAGATCACCACACCTACGAGCCCACCACCATCACTGATGCCACCGTTCCCTCTTCTTTGGACGTCTCGAGCAGCTCCATCCCTGGCAGTGATGTGCTCAGCCAGTCAGAGGGCCTGGCTGAGGGCCAGGCACAGTCCAGCCCAGACCCGGATTCATTCACTGACTCCTACACCCATATAACTCCCTCCCCTGATGAGCCCCCAGCCTCGCTGCTGAGCACAGAGACTCTGGGAGGGGTGGAGTTTacacaggaagaagagaggCCAGCACAGGAAGGAGCACCGCATCCGCTGAATGGGGAGGAGCTACAACAGGAAGGGGAGGAGTCAGACCTGTCTCCAAGGACGACTGACTTGGGGAAACAGGCAG ACTCCCCAGGGGATTCAGAGGTTGGGGAGGAGAGGGCCGAGAAGAcgggagaggagggagagccagaggtgaggagaaggaggtCTCTCTTGGCAGCTCTGGAGCGGATCGGAAGggcagaggaggaagacgaAGGAGAGGAAGAATTTCAGTTGCCACAGCGAGAGGAAGAGAGTGGGTTCTCTGTGAACAAGTGCATCCTGGGTGCCGTCATTCTCTTAGGCCTCGGGACCATCTTTTTCTCAG AGAGTGACTATAACACGAGGGAGCTGAAAGATCCAGAAGTACCAGGAAAACAG GAGTGGCTTAATCCGGAGGTTCCTCCACCCCCAGTAGATGCTGACAGCACAGATCTTCTAAATAAGATAGCCAACGAAAACAAGCAGATTCCTGTGCTACAAGCCCAACTTCAG gcACAGAAAGAAGAGCTAAAAGTAGCCAAGGGACAGGCAGCAGAGGGAGCAGCAGAGCGGATGCggtgggaggaggtggagaaggaaaACA CAGCCAGTGAAGCAGCTCAGGCACCTGTGAAGCCTACTACATCGCCCTCCAGTGGTCAGCCAGAGGACAGCAGCCCAAGTATAGCTGGATCTACAGCGAGACAGTCCTGGATACCATTGGATGAGCAAAGGgctgagaagaagaaagatcGGAAGAAGGACAAACACGACATGGGCGAGAAGAAAgagtggaaagagagagaaaaatctgaatggaaagaaggagagaaaaaggagagcaAAGACGGAGGTAAAACAGAATGGAAGGAGAAGGAGTTGAAAAAGGGGAAACACGAGCAAGGAAAGTTTGACAAGGAGAAAGTTAAGGAAGGTAAGCAAAAGAAGCACAGTGATGACAAACAGTGGAAGGAGAAAGacctgaagaaagaaaaggctAGCAGAGGGGATGGAGGAAAACCATGGAAGGATAGGGAAGGGAAGAAAGAGTGGAcagaaaagagtgagagaaaagaacTGAAGGAGgacaaagactggaaaaagcCAAAGCACGAGAAACAGAGTGAGGGTAAGCAATGGAGgggaaaggaggagaagaaggataggaagagaggaaaagatcaTGGAGAGTGGCACAAGAGCAAGGAGGAGTGGAAGGGAGAGAAGGAGTGGAAGAAAGCAAAAGATGGCTTTAAGGAAAGTGGCAAAAACAAGTGGGAGAAAAAAGATTGGAaacagaaaggagagaagaaagagtgGAAGAAAGACAGTGAGTGGAAGAGCAAAACCAGTAAAGATCTTGGTAAAGAAGGGAAAGGAAAGTGTGAAAGGAAACAGTGGGAAGAGAATGAAAATCATGGTAAAGGGAAGGGAAAGGATGAGAGGAAACAGTGGAGCGAGAGCAACTGGAAGACTAAAAATGGTCAAGATGGTAAGGACTGGAAAAAGAAGAATGAGAGGAAGCAgtgggaaaagaaagaagaagagtggaagaaaggaggacagaaagagaaaaagcacTTCGGAGATTGGAAAAAGGACAAATCCAGCttccagaaaaacaaagacgAGCACAAGTCTACCAGTAACCACAACCGCCATGACCACCATGAGGAGCATCTGTGGAGAGACAAGATGCCCCCTCATACACACCGCCAACCCTCCCTTGATCAACCTGAGTACTGGATCCACCAGAGAGACCGCCTCCAGCATAACCCTAAACCTCCACAGCACTGTAACTCACTGGAGACCTGTGCTCAGGCTGAGGGGCTGCTCCCTGTCCCTTTACCCGAGTTCGAGGCCATCCTCCAAACATACCTAGCCAAGGCAGAGGAGGTTGGTGTGGATACCTCCAAAATAGAAGAGCTCAAAAAGCTAGCCACAGAGTTCTTCAAGGACGGAGTCTTTGTTCATGACCAGATGAGCTTTCAAGAATTCGTCGAAGATTTGAGCGATATTTTAGAAGACATGGTGGAAGTGGATGAAAACGATGGAGAAGAGGATAGTGCCATAGAGGACGAAATGGAGGAGTTTGAACGAGAAGTCATAAAAAAGTTTTCAGTGCCAGGagctggagagaaagaggagaaaatcaaGGGGGAGTGGAGGAAGGAAAGTGGCCGAGCACGTGGCTGA
- the pbxip1b gene encoding pre-B-cell leukemia homeobox interacting protein 1b isoform X5 yields the protein MSGGSSTNNSWTILTPEETAAETLRPLAEGTEQHEESHTSTEGCGANNQPAEDTTSAEGPSVEEHLVSEEKKGELSEASSTDHHTYEPTTITDATVPSSLDVSSSSIPGSDVLSQSEGLAEGQAQSSPDPDSFTDSYTHITPSPDEPPASLLSTETLGGVEFTQEEERPAQEGAPHPLNGEELQQEGEESDLSPRTTDLGKQADSPGDSEVGEERAEKTGEEGEPEVRRRRSLLAALERIGRAEEEDEGEEEFQLPQREEESGFSVNKCILGAVILLGLGTIFFSESDYNTRELKDPEVPGKQEWLNPEVPPPPVDADSTDLLNKIANENKQIPVLQAQLQAQKEELKVAKGQAAEGAAERMRWEEVEKENSRLKKDMASLPVLQKENERMKRELESVSALQKELDTLRSTLTELKLSSGTEGGAASEAAQAPVKPTTSPSSGQPEDSSPSIAGSTARQSWIPLDEQRAEKKKDRKKDKHDMGEKKEWKEREKSEWKEGEKKESKDGGKTEWKEKELKKGKHEQGKFDKEKVKEGKQKKHSDDKQWKEKDLKKEKASRGDGGKPWKDREGKKEWTEKSERKELKEDKDWKKPKHEKQSEGKQWRGKEEKKDRKRGKDHGEWHKSKEEWKGEKEWKKAKDGFKESGKNKWEKKDWKQKGEKKEWKKDSEWKSKTSKDLGKEGKGKCERKQWEENENHGKGKGKDERKQWSESNWKTKNGQDGKDWKKKNERKQWEKKEEEWKKGGQKEKKHFGDWKKDKSSFQKNKDEHKSTSNHNRHDHHEEHLWRDKMPPHTHRQPSLDQPEYWIHQRDRLQHNPKPPQHCNSLETCAQAEGLLPVPLPEFEAILQTYLAKAEEVGVDTSKIEELKKLATEFFKDGVFVHDQMSFQEFVEDLSDILEDMVEVDENDGEEDSAIEDEMEEFEREVIKKFSVPGAGEKEEKIKGEWRKESGRARG from the exons ATGTCTGGCGGCAGCAGTACTAACAACAGCTGGACCATCCTCACTCCTGAG GAGACTGCTGCTGAAACCCTGAGGCCTCTGGCAGAAGGGACAGAGCAACATGAGGAAAGCCATACATCTACAGAAG GCTGTGGGGCCAACAACCAGCCTGCAGAGGATACAACATCTGCAGAGGGGCCCTCTGTGGAGGAACACCTG GTatcagaagagaaaaaaggagagctAAGCGAAGCCTCCAGCACAGATCACCACACCTACGAGCCCACCACCATCACTGATGCCACCGTTCCCTCTTCTTTGGACGTCTCGAGCAGCTCCATCCCTGGCAGTGATGTGCTCAGCCAGTCAGAGGGCCTGGCTGAGGGCCAGGCACAGTCCAGCCCAGACCCGGATTCATTCACTGACTCCTACACCCATATAACTCCCTCCCCTGATGAGCCCCCAGCCTCGCTGCTGAGCACAGAGACTCTGGGAGGGGTGGAGTTTacacaggaagaagagaggCCAGCACAGGAAGGAGCACCGCATCCGCTGAATGGGGAGGAGCTACAACAGGAAGGGGAGGAGTCAGACCTGTCTCCAAGGACGACTGACTTGGGGAAACAGGCAG ACTCCCCAGGGGATTCAGAGGTTGGGGAGGAGAGGGCCGAGAAGAcgggagaggagggagagccagaggtgaggagaaggaggtCTCTCTTGGCAGCTCTGGAGCGGATCGGAAGggcagaggaggaagacgaAGGAGAGGAAGAATTTCAGTTGCCACAGCGAGAGGAAGAGAGTGGGTTCTCTGTGAACAAGTGCATCCTGGGTGCCGTCATTCTCTTAGGCCTCGGGACCATCTTTTTCTCAG AGAGTGACTATAACACGAGGGAGCTGAAAGATCCAGAAGTACCAGGAAAACAG GAGTGGCTTAATCCGGAGGTTCCTCCACCCCCAGTAGATGCTGACAGCACAGATCTTCTAAATAAGATAGCCAACGAAAACAAGCAGATTCCTGTGCTACAAGCCCAACTTCAG gcACAGAAAGAAGAGCTAAAAGTAGCCAAGGGACAGGCAGCAGAGGGAGCAGCAGAGCGGATGCggtgggaggaggtggagaaggaaaACAGTAGGTTGAAGAAAGACATGGCATCTCTCCCTGTCCTTCAGAAAGAAAAcgagaggatgaagagagagcTGGAGTCTGTCTCGGCCCTACAGAAAGAACTAGACACTCTGAGATCCACTCTGACTGAATTAAAACTCTCATCAGGTACAGAGGGAGGAG CAGCCAGTGAAGCAGCTCAGGCACCTGTGAAGCCTACTACATCGCCCTCCAGTGGTCAGCCAGAGGACAGCAGCCCAAGTATAGCTGGATCTACAGCGAGACAGTCCTGGATACCATTGGATGAGCAAAGGgctgagaagaagaaagatcGGAAGAAGGACAAACACGACATGGGCGAGAAGAAAgagtggaaagagagagaaaaatctgaatggaaagaaggagagaaaaaggagagcaAAGACGGAGGTAAAACAGAATGGAAGGAGAAGGAGTTGAAAAAGGGGAAACACGAGCAAGGAAAGTTTGACAAGGAGAAAGTTAAGGAAGGTAAGCAAAAGAAGCACAGTGATGACAAACAGTGGAAGGAGAAAGacctgaagaaagaaaaggctAGCAGAGGGGATGGAGGAAAACCATGGAAGGATAGGGAAGGGAAGAAAGAGTGGAcagaaaagagtgagagaaaagaacTGAAGGAGgacaaagactggaaaaagcCAAAGCACGAGAAACAGAGTGAGGGTAAGCAATGGAGgggaaaggaggagaagaaggataggaagagaggaaaagatcaTGGAGAGTGGCACAAGAGCAAGGAGGAGTGGAAGGGAGAGAAGGAGTGGAAGAAAGCAAAAGATGGCTTTAAGGAAAGTGGCAAAAACAAGTGGGAGAAAAAAGATTGGAaacagaaaggagagaagaaagagtgGAAGAAAGACAGTGAGTGGAAGAGCAAAACCAGTAAAGATCTTGGTAAAGAAGGGAAAGGAAAGTGTGAAAGGAAACAGTGGGAAGAGAATGAAAATCATGGTAAAGGGAAGGGAAAGGATGAGAGGAAACAGTGGAGCGAGAGCAACTGGAAGACTAAAAATGGTCAAGATGGTAAGGACTGGAAAAAGAAGAATGAGAGGAAGCAgtgggaaaagaaagaagaagagtggaagaaaggaggacagaaagagaaaaagcacTTCGGAGATTGGAAAAAGGACAAATCCAGCttccagaaaaacaaagacgAGCACAAGTCTACCAGTAACCACAACCGCCATGACCACCATGAGGAGCATCTGTGGAGAGACAAGATGCCCCCTCATACACACCGCCAACCCTCCCTTGATCAACCTGAGTACTGGATCCACCAGAGAGACCGCCTCCAGCATAACCCTAAACCTCCACAGCACTGTAACTCACTGGAGACCTGTGCTCAGGCTGAGGGGCTGCTCCCTGTCCCTTTACCCGAGTTCGAGGCCATCCTCCAAACATACCTAGCCAAGGCAGAGGAGGTTGGTGTGGATACCTCCAAAATAGAAGAGCTCAAAAAGCTAGCCACAGAGTTCTTCAAGGACGGAGTCTTTGTTCATGACCAGATGAGCTTTCAAGAATTCGTCGAAGATTTGAGCGATATTTTAGAAGACATGGTGGAAGTGGATGAAAACGATGGAGAAGAGGATAGTGCCATAGAGGACGAAATGGAGGAGTTTGAACGAGAAGTCATAAAAAAGTTTTCAGTGCCAGGagctggagagaaagaggagaaaatcaaGGGGGAGTGGAGGAAGGAAAGTGGCCGAGCACGTGGCTGA